From a region of the Mercurialis annua linkage group LG1-X, ddMerAnnu1.2, whole genome shotgun sequence genome:
- the LOC126677623 gene encoding protein yippee-like — translation MGRVFMITLEGNFYSCKYCKAHFALVDDILSKTFHCRNGKAYLFEDVVNVMEGEPEDRMMMTGLHTVVDIFCVGCGSIAGWKYLYAHEKSQRYKQGKFILERFKVLGPDGSNYMIAPEAHAIEESDDDL, via the exons ATGGGAAGGGTATTTATGATCACTCTTGAAGGCAACTTCTACAGTTGCAAATACTGTAAAGCCCATTTTGCTCTTGTTGATGACATTCTCTCTAAG ACCTTTCACTGCAGAAATGGGAAGGCTTATCTCTTTGAAGATGT TGTAAATGTCATGGAAGGAGAACCAGAGGATCGAATGATGATGACAGGATTGCACACTGTTGTTGACATATTCTGTGTTGGTTGCGGTTCAATTGCAGGATGGAAATAT TTGTATGCACATGAGAAGTCACAGAGGTATAAGCAAGGAAAATTCATCCTTGAGAG GTTTAAGGTTTTGGGTCCTGATGGAAGCAACTACATGATCGCCCCAGAAGCTCATGCTATTGAGGAAAGCGATGATGATCTTTGA